A section of the Fibrobacter sp. UWH6 genome encodes:
- the nifJ gene encoding pyruvate:ferredoxin (flavodoxin) oxidoreductase has protein sequence MAKKMIACDGNEATANVAFAVSEVAAIYPITPSSPMAEHADNWSAAGKKNIWGQVPRVFEMQSEGGAAGTVHGALQAGALTTTFTASQGLLLMIPNMYKIAGELTPTVFHVTARALAMQGLSIFGDHSDIMACRQTGFAMLGSSSVQECQDMALVAHASTLESRVPFVHFFDGFRTSHEVMKIEALEDGVIRSVIDEKYVKACRERCLTPDRPTMRGTAQNPDVYFQGRETVNPFYKKVPEIVQKYMDKVASFTGRQYHIVDYVGAPDAERVIISMGSSTCTIGDTVKYLNSKGEKVGLVNVRLYRPFPMEAVVAALPKTVKKIAVLDRCKEPGSAGEPLFQDALTAVSEAVMAGQMAMPKMIGGRYGLSSKEFTPAMVKAIFDELKLDAPRARFTVGINDDVCNTSLPIDPDFKLDSDFFQAMFFGLGSDGTVGANKNSIKIIGNETENNAQGYFVYDSKKSGSMTTSHLRFGKSIIDAPYLIGENEADFVACHHTPHLESVDMLKYAKQGATFLVNTPHSAETVWDTFPRPVQEVIIKKQLKVYVIDAYAVAAKTGMGRRINTVMQTCFFSKLGNVLDSDTAIKYIKKYAEKTYAKKGMEVVQKNWDAIDASLANLFEVKVPAAVTSTKEFRAPIHGNAPAFVNEVTAEIIKGNGEKLPVSKMPVDGVFPTGTTKYEKRDLALNIPSWNPDACVQCGKCAMVCPHAAIRVKVVDESAVANAPEGFKFTAAKGFKLEGSEKPVFAISVSSYDCTGCGVCTQACIGKDKNEEGKKAINMVPQEPIKVQEGKCWDFFVDLPEFDRTKVNKNLVKQAMLLEPLFEFSGSCAGCGETAYVRLVSQLFGDRMVVANATGCSSIYGGNLPTTPWAKNKEGRGPAWANSLFEDNAEFGLGMRLAITKHANQAVSLLEAVNVPAELKAKLTSQDQSDEAGIQAQRANVAELKAALAGATDEASVSLRDEFADYLVKKSVWIFGGDGWAYDIGYGGLDHVMATGENVNICVLDTEVYSNTGGQASKSTNRGAVALFAAAGKRAGKKDLGLIAMSYKNVYVGRIAIGANDAQALKVLQEAEAHNGPSLIICYCPCINHGFDLNSQLEHQKMAVDSGYWTLLRYNPALAAEGKAPLVLDSKAPTIPVAEYIYTENRYKQLTRNNPEVAKKLAEDLQKEVDARFAFYTAMSQDTEGLISL, from the coding sequence ATGGCAAAGAAGATGATTGCGTGTGACGGTAATGAAGCTACCGCTAACGTTGCTTTTGCAGTTAGTGAAGTTGCAGCTATCTACCCGATTACACCGTCTAGTCCTATGGCTGAACACGCCGACAACTGGAGCGCAGCTGGTAAGAAGAATATTTGGGGCCAGGTTCCCCGCGTTTTTGAAATGCAGTCCGAAGGTGGCGCTGCCGGTACCGTTCACGGTGCACTGCAGGCCGGTGCTTTGACCACCACCTTTACCGCATCCCAGGGTCTTCTGTTGATGATCCCCAACATGTACAAGATCGCCGGCGAACTGACCCCCACGGTCTTCCATGTGACTGCCCGTGCTCTCGCTATGCAGGGCCTTTCTATTTTCGGTGACCACTCCGACATCATGGCTTGCCGCCAGACCGGTTTCGCTATGCTCGGCTCTTCCTCCGTTCAGGAATGCCAGGACATGGCTCTCGTGGCTCACGCTTCTACTCTCGAATCCCGCGTCCCGTTCGTCCACTTCTTCGACGGTTTCCGTACTTCTCACGAAGTCATGAAGATCGAAGCCCTCGAAGACGGCGTTATCCGTAGCGTCATCGACGAAAAGTACGTGAAGGCTTGCCGCGAACGCTGCCTCACTCCGGATCGCCCCACCATGCGCGGTACCGCTCAGAACCCGGACGTCTACTTCCAGGGCCGCGAAACCGTGAACCCCTTCTACAAGAAGGTTCCGGAAATCGTCCAGAAGTACATGGACAAGGTCGCTTCCTTCACCGGTCGTCAGTACCACATTGTGGACTACGTGGGTGCACCCGATGCAGAACGCGTCATCATCTCCATGGGCTCTTCTACCTGCACCATCGGTGACACCGTTAAGTATCTCAACTCCAAGGGCGAAAAGGTCGGTCTCGTAAACGTTCGTCTGTACCGTCCGTTCCCCATGGAAGCAGTTGTTGCTGCTCTCCCCAAGACCGTCAAGAAGATCGCTGTTCTCGACCGCTGCAAGGAACCGGGTTCCGCAGGCGAACCGCTCTTCCAGGACGCTCTTACCGCAGTTTCTGAAGCCGTCATGGCTGGCCAGATGGCTATGCCCAAGATGATCGGTGGCCGCTACGGTCTTTCCTCCAAGGAATTCACCCCGGCTATGGTCAAGGCTATCTTCGACGAACTGAAGCTGGACGCACCCCGCGCACGTTTCACCGTTGGTATCAACGACGATGTCTGCAACACCAGCCTCCCCATCGATCCTGACTTCAAGCTGGATTCCGACTTCTTCCAGGCCATGTTCTTCGGTCTGGGCTCCGACGGTACCGTTGGCGCAAACAAGAACTCCATCAAGATTATCGGTAACGAAACCGAAAACAACGCTCAGGGTTACTTCGTATACGACTCCAAGAAGTCTGGTTCCATGACCACTTCTCACCTCCGTTTCGGTAAGAGCATCATCGACGCTCCGTACCTGATCGGTGAAAACGAAGCTGACTTCGTTGCTTGCCACCATACTCCGCACCTCGAATCCGTGGACATGCTGAAGTATGCAAAGCAGGGCGCAACCTTCCTGGTCAACACCCCGCACTCCGCAGAAACCGTCTGGGATACTTTCCCTCGTCCGGTTCAGGAAGTCATCATCAAGAAGCAGCTCAAGGTGTACGTCATCGACGCATACGCCGTTGCCGCAAAGACTGGCATGGGCCGTCGCATCAACACTGTGATGCAGACCTGCTTCTTCTCCAAGCTGGGTAACGTTCTTGATTCCGATACCGCTATCAAGTACATCAAGAAGTACGCAGAAAAGACTTACGCCAAGAAGGGTATGGAAGTGGTCCAGAAGAACTGGGACGCTATCGATGCTTCTCTGGCTAACCTCTTCGAAGTCAAGGTTCCGGCCGCTGTTACCAGCACCAAGGAATTCCGCGCTCCGATCCACGGTAACGCTCCTGCATTCGTCAACGAAGTTACTGCAGAAATCATCAAGGGCAACGGCGAAAAGCTCCCCGTTTCCAAGATGCCTGTTGACGGTGTATTCCCCACCGGCACTACCAAGTACGAAAAGCGCGACCTCGCCCTGAACATCCCGTCCTGGAATCCGGACGCTTGCGTACAGTGCGGCAAGTGCGCTATGGTCTGCCCCCACGCTGCTATCCGCGTGAAGGTTGTAGACGAATCCGCTGTTGCTAACGCACCGGAAGGCTTCAAGTTCACCGCTGCCAAGGGCTTCAAGCTCGAAGGCTCCGAAAAGCCCGTATTCGCAATCTCCGTCTCCAGCTACGACTGTACTGGTTGCGGCGTCTGTACTCAGGCTTGTATCGGTAAGGACAAGAATGAAGAAGGCAAGAAGGCCATCAACATGGTGCCGCAGGAACCCATCAAGGTTCAGGAAGGCAAGTGCTGGGACTTCTTCGTTGACCTCCCCGAATTTGACCGCACCAAGGTTAACAAGAACCTTGTCAAGCAGGCTATGCTCCTGGAACCCCTGTTCGAATTCTCCGGCTCCTGCGCAGGCTGCGGCGAAACCGCTTATGTCCGTCTCGTTTCTCAGCTCTTCGGCGACCGCATGGTTGTAGCAAACGCAACTGGTTGCTCTTCCATCTACGGTGGTAACCTCCCCACTACTCCGTGGGCAAAGAACAAGGAAGGCCGCGGTCCGGCTTGGGCTAACAGCTTGTTCGAAGACAACGCTGAATTCGGTCTCGGTATGCGTCTTGCAATCACCAAGCATGCAAACCAGGCTGTAAGCCTCCTGGAAGCAGTGAACGTTCCTGCCGAACTCAAGGCTAAGCTCACTTCTCAGGATCAGTCCGACGAAGCCGGCATCCAGGCTCAGCGCGCTAACGTTGCTGAACTGAAGGCTGCTCTCGCTGGTGCTACCGACGAAGCTTCTGTAAGCCTCCGCGACGAATTCGCCGACTACCTGGTCAAGAAGTCCGTATGGATCTTCGGTGGTGACGGTTGGGCATACGACATCGGTTACGGTGGTCTCGACCACGTCATGGCAACCGGTGAAAATGTGAACATCTGCGTCCTCGACACTGAAGTTTACTCCAACACTGGTGGACAGGCTTCCAAGTCCACCAACCGTGGCGCCGTCGCCCTCTTCGCAGCCGCTGGTAAGCGCGCTGGCAAGAAGGACCTCGGTCTTATCGCCATGAGCTACAAGAATGTGTACGTTGGCCGTATCGCCATCGGCGCAAACGACGCTCAGGCTCTGAAGGTTCTCCAGGAAGCAGAAGCTCACAATGGTCCGTCTCTGATCATCTGCTACTGCCCATGCATCAACCACGGCTTCGATCTCAACAGCCAGCTGGAACACCAGAAGATGGCTGTGGATTCCGGTTACTGGACTCTGCTCCGCTACAACCCGGCTCTCGCTGCCGAAGGCAAGGCTCCCCTTGTTCTCGACTCCAAGGCCCCGACTATCCCGGTTGCAGAATACATCTACACCGAAAACCGCTACAAGCAGCTCACCCGTAACAACCCGGAAGTTGCTAAGAAGCTGGCCGAAGACCTCCAGAAGGAAGTGGATGCCCGCTTTGCATTCTACACCGCAATGTCCCAGGACACTGAAGGTCTGATCAGCCTGTAA
- a CDS encoding peptidoglycan DD-metalloendopeptidase family protein, with the protein MNKAVLIVLLIAALLSPALAKTAPKESSHKSTTQVESKTSKDTQKEKSKEKQKDKQKEKQTEKQTDKQKKSKASKSTKSSKKSSKKSSGKIAKDDESPSDSTKKVSIKSDDPKAFTKALLYEKQGVEVEFVDATKKSRKSRKKGEKKPTKTETVGEYFDFSTMLIPITHEARLGSPYGIRDHRLHRGVDIQVEKGEPMVAAYPGEVIVSKYNQGGYGHYVLVQHENGLQTLYGHLAERTVKVGDQVYPGDIVGLAGNTGKSSGAHLHFEIRYGDVNIDPTTVVDFPHWQLKPGVEKYSKKKAIQAHRKIQSKLKVENVYIVKKGDTVADVAAFFYISEDAVRRINKLGKDQPLKVGMKLKGCM; encoded by the coding sequence GTGAACAAGGCAGTCTTAATAGTCCTTCTCATTGCGGCGCTCCTCAGCCCCGCATTGGCAAAGACTGCCCCCAAAGAATCCTCCCATAAATCCACCACCCAGGTAGAATCCAAGACATCGAAGGACACCCAGAAAGAAAAGTCCAAGGAAAAGCAAAAAGACAAGCAGAAGGAAAAACAGACGGAAAAACAGACGGACAAGCAGAAAAAATCCAAGGCTTCGAAGTCTACGAAGTCCTCAAAAAAATCCAGCAAGAAATCCTCGGGCAAAATCGCAAAGGACGACGAATCCCCCAGCGATTCCACAAAGAAAGTCTCTATAAAGTCAGACGATCCCAAGGCTTTCACCAAGGCTCTCCTCTACGAAAAGCAGGGCGTTGAAGTCGAATTCGTGGACGCCACCAAAAAGAGCAGGAAATCCAGGAAGAAAGGCGAAAAGAAGCCCACCAAGACCGAAACCGTCGGCGAGTATTTCGACTTTTCTACCATGCTCATCCCCATTACACACGAGGCCCGTCTCGGCTCCCCCTACGGAATCCGCGACCACCGACTCCACCGCGGCGTAGACATCCAGGTAGAAAAAGGAGAGCCCATGGTTGCCGCCTACCCCGGCGAAGTGATCGTCTCTAAATACAATCAGGGCGGCTACGGCCACTACGTCCTGGTACAGCACGAAAACGGTCTGCAGACCCTTTATGGCCACCTGGCCGAACGCACCGTCAAGGTTGGCGACCAGGTTTACCCCGGCGATATCGTTGGCCTCGCTGGCAACACCGGAAAATCTTCCGGAGCCCACCTCCACTTCGAGATCCGCTACGGCGACGTGAACATCGACCCCACTACCGTTGTAGACTTCCCCCATTGGCAACTGAAACCCGGAGTCGAGAAATACTCCAAGAAGAAGGCTATTCAAGCCCATCGTAAAATCCAGTCCAAGCTAAAAGTTGAAAATGTCTATATCGTCAAAAAAGGCGATACCGTAGCCGATGTGGCGGCGTTCTTCTACATTTCCGAAGATGCGGTTCGACGAATCAACAAGCTTGGCAAGGATCAGCCCCTAAAGGTGGGTATGAAACTTAAGGGCTGCATGTAG
- a CDS encoding DMT family protein: MRAGIFTILLLCCSNIFMTFAWYGNLKLKEMHISTDWPLILVILASWGVALLEYSFMIPANSIGSRINGGPFSLMQLKIIQEAISLTIFTVIAVTVFHTETLQWNHIVAFLCIIAAVFFAFLK, translated from the coding sequence ATGCGCGCAGGAATTTTTACAATACTTCTTCTTTGTTGTTCTAATATCTTTATGACCTTTGCCTGGTACGGCAACCTGAAGCTCAAGGAAATGCATATCAGCACCGACTGGCCCCTGATTCTCGTAATCCTTGCCAGCTGGGGTGTCGCCCTCCTGGAATACAGCTTCATGATTCCCGCCAACTCCATCGGCAGCCGCATTAACGGCGGTCCCTTCAGCCTGATGCAGCTGAAGATTATCCAGGAAGCCATTTCCCTTACCATTTTTACCGTCATTGCGGTTACCGTATTCCACACAGAAACTTTGCAGTGGAACCACATCGTGGCGTTCCTGTGTATCATCGCTGCGGTATTTTTCGCATTCTTGAAGTAG
- a CDS encoding DUF4416 family protein has protein sequence MGAIKEPAKVKIIVGILAQDAAAVEAVREPLRQKFGEEDLNLPPFPFTFTNYYKDEIGTAPVRAFFSYETLVDRTEIVDIKLWTNEIELEIAEKNGTPGLRPVNLDPGYMTLGQFFLATTKDQRQRVYMQRGIFVEPTLYFQDGHFHSFDWTYRDYQSETYIKYLEQVRARLAYQHSTGRPYRLRGEVQRANKKV, from the coding sequence ATGGGCGCAATCAAGGAACCGGCAAAGGTCAAGATCATCGTTGGCATCCTGGCTCAGGACGCAGCCGCCGTTGAAGCGGTCCGCGAGCCCCTCCGTCAGAAATTCGGCGAAGAAGACCTGAACCTCCCTCCCTTCCCCTTCACCTTTACCAACTATTATAAAGATGAAATCGGAACCGCCCCTGTCCGCGCCTTCTTCAGTTACGAGACTCTGGTTGACCGTACTGAAATCGTAGATATCAAGCTCTGGACCAACGAAATCGAGCTGGAAATCGCCGAAAAGAACGGCACACCGGGCCTGCGTCCCGTAAATCTGGATCCGGGCTATATGACTCTCGGGCAGTTTTTCTTGGCCACCACCAAGGACCAGCGCCAGCGCGTGTACATGCAGCGGGGCATTTTCGTGGAACCTACCCTCTATTTCCAGGACGGACACTTCCACAGTTTTGACTGGACTTACCGCGACTATCAAAGTGAGACCTATATAAAGTACCTGGAACAAGTTCGGGCTCGCCTGGCCTATCAGCACTCCACTGGACGCCCCTACCGCCTTCGTGGTGAAGTCCAACGGGCAAACAAAAAAGTTTAA
- a CDS encoding glutaminyl-peptide cyclotransferase, with protein sequence MKRFAAIVLACVAILATASFAEAPRVVPTIIDSIPHEQTHFTQGLFFDGNELIETTGQYGQSGLYRRTLEGKVLDSTMLQERYFGEGSIAVGDDIFYLTWKSKKAFIYNRKPFSKKGEFRIPTEGWGLTYWKDALLMSNGSSQLLQLALGGFYVVGVIDVTDNGHPIKLLNELEVVGNTLYANIWQTAAIAIIELPTGHVKKYFDLSRKVYELQNKYPHMDVLNGIAYDGKYLWITGKNWPYIYKLSEEDSKGL encoded by the coding sequence ATGAAAAGATTTGCCGCCATCGTTCTTGCATGTGTCGCCATTCTTGCTACGGCCAGTTTTGCCGAAGCCCCCCGCGTGGTCCCCACCATCATCGATTCGATTCCCCACGAACAGACTCATTTTACCCAGGGTCTCTTCTTTGACGGAAACGAGCTGATCGAAACTACAGGACAATATGGGCAGTCGGGATTGTACCGTCGAACCTTGGAAGGTAAGGTACTTGATTCCACCATGCTCCAGGAACGTTACTTTGGCGAAGGTTCCATTGCCGTGGGTGACGACATCTTCTACCTGACCTGGAAATCCAAGAAGGCCTTCATCTACAACCGCAAACCTTTTTCCAAGAAAGGCGAATTTCGCATTCCCACAGAAGGATGGGGACTGACCTACTGGAAAGACGCCCTGCTCATGAGCAACGGATCCAGCCAGCTTCTGCAGTTGGCGCTGGGCGGTTTCTATGTGGTTGGAGTCATCGACGTTACCGATAACGGACACCCAATCAAGTTGCTGAACGAACTGGAAGTTGTGGGCAACACCCTCTACGCCAACATCTGGCAAACCGCGGCCATCGCCATCATTGAATTGCCCACCGGTCACGTCAAGAAGTATTTTGACTTGTCCCGCAAGGTGTACGAACTGCAAAACAAGTACCCCCATATGGACGTGCTGAACGGAATCGCCTACGACGGAAAGTACCTGTGGATTACCGGCAAGAACTGGCCTTACATCTACAAGCTTTCCGAAGAAGATTCCAAGGGTTTATAA